The Magnetospirillum sp. XM-1 genomic interval GATCCAAGCCGTTCCGCCCCGGCGGCGGAGGACGCAAAGGACGGCGATGAGCGTCGTCACCGTCGCCGACCCCGCCCTAATCGCCTGCACGGTGTGCGGCGCGCCGTCGCCGCTGATGGGCGTGGTGGACTTCCACAAGAGCTGCCTGGAGCGCGATGGCCAGCGCCTGGGCCTGCGGGGCGTTCCGGTCTATTACCGCCGCTGTTCCCGCTGCGGCCTGGTCTTCGCCGACACCATGCTGCGCTGGAGCGACGAGGACTTCGCCCAGCGCATCTACAACGCCGATTACGCCGTCGTCGATCCCGAATACGCCGAAATCCGCCCGGTAGGCAACGCACGCTGGCTGCGCGAATTGCTGGGGGAGGGGGCGGCCGGACTCTCGGTGATCGATTACGGCGGCGGCAACGGGCGCTTCGCCGCCGAATTGCGGGCGGCGGGCATGCGGGCCGCCACCGTCGATCCCCATACGTCTCATCCCGCCCCCGACTTCGACACCGCCGATCTGGTCACCGCCTTCGAGGTGTTCGAGCACGCCGTGCGGCCCCAGCGGGTGCTGGACGAGGCGCTGGCGCTGATGCGGCCGGACGGCGCGCTGGTCTTTTCCACCCTTCTGCAATCGGCCGGATTCGACGCCCAGGGGCTGGACTGGTGGTACGTGGCGCCGCGCAACGGTCACGTTTCCATCCATTCCCGGACCTCCCTGACCGAGTTGCTGCGCTCGCGCGGGCTGCGCCTCGCCTCCTTCTCCGACGGGCTGCACATGGCGTTCCGCCGCCCTCCCTCCTTTCTCCGCCATCGCCTGAAGGGCGGGTGATGAAACTGCTGTACCGGCGGGCGGGGCCTTGCGCATAATCGCCGCCATGAGCCGTTCCAAGACCATGGGAGCCGGGTTCGCCCTGGCCGCTTCGCTGCTGTCGCCGCCTGCCGCCGCCGGCTGGGTGGCGGGCGAGGCGGAGCGCACCATCGCCTTCGGCTTCGACGCCATCGTCGAGCGCCACCTGCAGCCGGTGACCGCCCAGACCATCGCGCTGGACGGATTGCGCGGCCTGGCCGAGATCGATCCGCAGTTGGCCGTCACCCTGGACCAGGGCCGCCTGCGCCTCGCCACGCCCGAGACCGTGCTTGCCGATTATCCGGCAGCGCCCCCCGACGACGCGGTGGGCTGGGCGCGCATCACCGTCAACGCCGCCCTGGAGGCCAGCCAAGCGTCGGAGCGCCTGCGCGACGCCGATACCGAACGCCTGTACCAGGCGGTGTTCGAGGGCGCGCTGGGCAAGGCCGACCTGTTCTCCCGCTATGCCGGGGCCAGGGAGGCGAAGGAGCACCGCTCCAACCGCTCGGGTTTCGGCGGCATCGGCATCCGCTTCGACATCATCGACGGCGAGGTCCGCATCGTCGAGGTGGTCGAGGACGGCCCCGCCGCCAAGCTGGGCTTAAAATCCGGCGACGTCATCTCCGCCATCGACGGCGAGACGGTCACGGGGCTGGATCGCTCGGACATTTCCGCCAAGCTGCGCGGCGCGGTCGCCACCGAGGTGATGCTGGCGCTGCGCCGGGGCGGCCAGATGCTGCAGTTCAGCCTGCGCCGCTCGCTGATCGTGCCCCAGACGGTGACCAGCTCCGTCAACGGCGGCATCGCCCATTTCAAGATCAGCAGCTTCAACCAGCGCACCGCCTATGGCCTGGAGAACCAGCTGAAGGATATCCGCACCCGGCTGGGCGCCGGCCTGCAGGGCGTGGTGCTGGACCTGCGCGGCAATCCCGGCGGATTGCTGGACAAGGCGGTGGCGGTGGTCGACCTGTTCGTGGCCGAGGGCACCATCATCTCGACCCGCGGCCGCCATCCGGCGGCGGCCAATGCCTTCGAGGCCAAGCCCGGCGACATCGGCGAGGATCTGCCCCTGGTGGTGCTGGTGGACGGGCGCTCGGCCTCGGCCGCCGAGATCGTCGCCTCGGCGCTGCAAGATGCCGGGCGTGCCGTGGTGATCGGCTCCAATTCCTACGGCAAGGGCACCGTCCAGACGGTGGTGCGCCTGCCCAATGACGGGGAGATCACCCTGACCTGGTCGCGTTTCCACGCGCCGTCGGGTTATGCCCTGCACGGGCTGGGCGTGCTGCCCGCTTTGTGTACGGTCGGAGCCACCCAGTCGGCGGCCCAGATGGTCGAGGGAATCGGGCGCGGCATCCTGCCGGGCAAGCCGGCCGAGACCCTGGCGGTGTGGCGCGGTACCGGCATCGGCGACACCGAGTTGCGCCATCGCCTGCGCGACACCTGCGCCCCGGCCAAATTGAGCGACAGCAAGCTGGAGATGGATCTGGCCGACCGATTGCTCGCCAACCGCGCCGCCTATGCCCGCGCCCTGGCCGCCTCGGCCCCCACGCGGGGGCTGGAGGCGCTGCAGACCCGGCCGTCGCCGGAAACCGGATCACACTGATCATGATGCTTTCCGACTGGATCGGGCGGAGCGAGACGGTCGAGGACGTGGCGGCCTTGGCGCCGCTTCTCGGGCTGGCCGCCACCTTGGACCATACCGAGCCGCCGTGGCGGGCGGGCGAGGTGCCGCCCTTGGGCCACTGGCTCTATTTCCTGCCGCGCGCGCTGGAACGCGACATCGCCGCCGACGGCCATCCGCACAAGGGCGGCTTCCTGCCGCCGGTGGAACTGCCCCGGCGCATGTGGGCCGGCGGCGAGTTCTCCTTCGCCGCGCCCATTCCGGTGGGGGTGGCCATCACCCGGCGCTCGACCATCGCCGACGTCACCGAGAAGACCGGGCGCACCGGCCCCATGGTGTTCGTGCGCGTCGAGCACGAGATTTCGACGCCTGCCGGACCGGCGCTCTCGGAGGTCCATCACATCGTCTACCGCGAGCCGCCCCGGCCGGGCGAGGCCCCGCCTGCGGCCGAGCCGGCGCCCGAGGGCGCGGTGTGGCGGCGGCGCGTCCAGCCGGACATCGTGCTGCTGTTCCGTTATTCGGCGCTGACCTTCAACGGCCACCGCATCCATTACGACCGCGAGTATTGCCGCGAGGTGGAGGGTTATCCCGGCCTGATCGTCCACGGGCCGCTGACCGCCACCCTGCTGATGGATCTGTTCCTGCGCCACAATCCGGGCGCCAGGGTGACCGGCTTTAAGTTCCGGGCCAAGCGCCCGCTGTTCGACATCCATCCGCTGGAGGTGTGCGGACGCCCCGTTCCCGGCGGAGCGGAACTGTGGGCGGTGGACCACCAGGGCAACCTGGCCATGAGCGCCGAGTTGGAGGCCGTTTGAGGCCATGCGGGCGGGACGCCCGCGCTCCAAGGGTGCGGAGCGCGGGCGTCCCGCCCGTCGACTTATAGTTTGGAGCGCGGGCGTTCCACCTCAGCCGATGGTGTAGCCGCCGTCGACGACGATTTCCTGGCCCCAGATGTTCTTGGCCTGATCCGAGCAAAGG includes:
- a CDS encoding class I SAM-dependent methyltransferase; translation: MSVVTVADPALIACTVCGAPSPLMGVVDFHKSCLERDGQRLGLRGVPVYYRRCSRCGLVFADTMLRWSDEDFAQRIYNADYAVVDPEYAEIRPVGNARWLRELLGEGAAGLSVIDYGGGNGRFAAELRAAGMRAATVDPHTSHPAPDFDTADLVTAFEVFEHAVRPQRVLDEALALMRPDGALVFSTLLQSAGFDAQGLDWWYVAPRNGHVSIHSRTSLTELLRSRGLRLASFSDGLHMAFRRPPSFLRHRLKGG
- a CDS encoding S41 family peptidase, with the protein product MSRSKTMGAGFALAASLLSPPAAAGWVAGEAERTIAFGFDAIVERHLQPVTAQTIALDGLRGLAEIDPQLAVTLDQGRLRLATPETVLADYPAAPPDDAVGWARITVNAALEASQASERLRDADTERLYQAVFEGALGKADLFSRYAGAREAKEHRSNRSGFGGIGIRFDIIDGEVRIVEVVEDGPAAKLGLKSGDVISAIDGETVTGLDRSDISAKLRGAVATEVMLALRRGGQMLQFSLRRSLIVPQTVTSSVNGGIAHFKISSFNQRTAYGLENQLKDIRTRLGAGLQGVVLDLRGNPGGLLDKAVAVVDLFVAEGTIISTRGRHPAAANAFEAKPGDIGEDLPLVVLVDGRSASAAEIVASALQDAGRAVVIGSNSYGKGTVQTVVRLPNDGEITLTWSRFHAPSGYALHGLGVLPALCTVGATQSAAQMVEGIGRGILPGKPAETLAVWRGTGIGDTELRHRLRDTCAPAKLSDSKLEMDLADRLLANRAAYARALAASAPTRGLEALQTRPSPETGSH
- a CDS encoding MaoC family dehydratase N-terminal domain-containing protein; this translates as MMLSDWIGRSETVEDVAALAPLLGLAATLDHTEPPWRAGEVPPLGHWLYFLPRALERDIAADGHPHKGGFLPPVELPRRMWAGGEFSFAAPIPVGVAITRRSTIADVTEKTGRTGPMVFVRVEHEISTPAGPALSEVHHIVYREPPRPGEAPPAAEPAPEGAVWRRRVQPDIVLLFRYSALTFNGHRIHYDREYCREVEGYPGLIVHGPLTATLLMDLFLRHNPGARVTGFKFRAKRPLFDIHPLEVCGRPVPGGAELWAVDHQGNLAMSAELEAV